Within the Nitrospiraceae bacterium genome, the region TGGCACTTCGGGCAGCTTCGCCGGCCGCTGAGGCGCTTGATGACATCTTCGCGCGACACGCGAAAGTTGACGACGCGATCGAGACTGACGCGATTCTCCAGAAGGATTTTCGCCAACTCCTCGGCCTGCGGCACAGTCCTCGGGAACCCATCAAGGATGAACCCTTTGGCACAACTGGGCTCAACCAATTTCGCCTTGACCATTCCAATCACGACGGCATCGGGAACCAACTTGCCTTGGTCCATGAATTTCTTGGCCTCGAGACCAAGCGGCGTCTGGTTCCGGACTGACTCACGCAAGAGATCGCCGGTGGAAATCTTCGGTGGACCGAACTGGGCGGTCACCCGGTCAGCCTGTGTGCCCTTCCCAACCCCTGGAGCCCCTAAAAATACGAGTCGCATGCTCCGCCTACGACGTCCTGCCACGGAGACGGCCCTTGGCAAGGAAACCGTCATAATTCCGATTAAGCAAATGAGATTCAATCTGCTGAGCCGTGTCCAACCCCACACCGATCACGATCAACAAGGAGGTGCCGCCGAAATAAAACGGCACATTGAGTTTGTAGATCAGAAACTCAGGGATGACGCAGACTATAGCCAGATAGATCGCTCCGGCAAAGGTGATTTTCGTCAGTACCGAGTAGATATAGTCAGACGTCCGTTGTCCCGGCCGGATACCCGGGACGAATCCGCCGTACTTTTTCAGATTATCCGCCATATCAACGGGATTCATGACCACCGCCGTATAGAAGAAACAGAAAAAGACGATCAAGCCGACGTACATAAGCGTATACAACAAGGAGCCCGGGGCGAGCTGCGCCCCGATAGCTTTGATCCACGGCGTCTCAAAAAACCCAGCGATTGTCGCCGGAAACGCGATAATCGATGACGCGAAAATCGGAGGAATGACTCCAGCCGTATTGATCTTCAGCGGAATGTGGGTGCTTTGGCCACCATACACTCGACGACCGATGACTCGTTTGGCATACTGGACCGGCACCTTCCGTCGTCCGCTTTCAAGAAAGACGATCGCCGCAACGACTCCAACCATCACCACGGTCAGCACGATTAGCAAGGGGAAGCTCAGCTGCCCCAGCTTGTAAAGGTCGAACGTTTGCGCAACCGCCGCCGGGAGTCGTGCCACGATGCCGGCAAAGATGATCAGCGAGATGCCGTTGCCGATCCCACGCTCAGTGATTTGTTCACCCAGCCACATCAGGAACCCCGTTCCCGCGCAGAGGGTGATCACCGTCATGAACCGGAAGCCCCAGCCAGGACTCAGCACGAAAGCGCCCTGATTCATTTGCTCCAGACCGATAGCAATCCCGAATCCCTGAATCAGCGCAATGACGATGGTACCGAAACGGGTGTACTGAATGATCTTCTTCCGACCGCGTTCCCCTTCCTTGGCCAACTTGGAAAGGTGGGGGATAACAACCGTGAGCAACTGCAGAATGATCGAGGCGCTGATGTAAGGCATGATACCCAGCGCAAAGATCGTGAGCCTCGACAGCGACCCACCGGAAAAAATGTCCAGGAAGCCAAGCAGCGCACCACCCTGCTTGGTCAGGAATTCAGATAATGCTTCTCCGTTGATCCCCGGGGTTGGAATGTGCGCGCCGATTCGATAAACGACGAGCATCCCAAGCGTGAACAGCACGCGGGTGCGCAATTCGGGAATCTTGAAGATGTTCTGAAAACTGGTCAGGAGTCGCTCAAACACCGCGAATGACCTCGGCCCTCCCGCCGGCAGCCTGAATCTTGGTCTCCGCGGACTTGCTGAACTTGTGGGCCTGGACCACGAGCGGTCTGGAGACCTCTCCCTGTCCGAGGATTTTCACGAGTTGCCCTTTGCGTCGCACGAGGCCTTGACTGATCAGGAGCTCAGGCGTAATCGCTTCCGTGGTCTGCAGTTCTGCAAGACTCTTCAAATTCACGATCGCATATTCCGTACGGAAGGGGTTTTGGAAACCAAACTTTGGGATACGGCGAATCAACGGCATCTGGCCGCCTTCGAAGCCCGGCCGTTTGGCACCGCCGGACCTGGCTTTTAAGCCCTTATGTCCTTTAGTGGCAGTCTTGCCATGACCCGATCCCGGCCCGCGCCCGATGCGTTTTCTCTTGTGCTTTGCTCCCTTAGCGGGTGCTAATTCATGTAATTTCATTGCGGACTCACTTCCAGCAAGTAACCCACTTTGTCGATCATACCCTTGACCTGGTCGGTGGCGGGCCGAACAACCGTTGCGTTCAGCTTTCGCAGCCCCAGCCCACGAAGGACTAGACGATGCCGGTACGGCGTACCGATCGGACTTCGCTTCAACGTAATGCGCAGCCCCGCCTGGGGGGTTCCCTTTTTTGTGGTGCTCATTAGATCGTCACCTGTACTTGGGCACCCACGCTCCGGCGCAGATGCATAACCTCTTGCGGATCTCGCAATTGCTGCAAGCCTTGAATCGTGGCCCGCACGGTATTGAATGGATTGCCGCGTCCGAGCGTCTTGGCGATAATATTATGGGCGCCGACTAACTCCACAACCGCGCGCACTGCGCCGCCAGCGATGATCCCAGTCCCATCGGCCGCCGGCTTGAGCAGCACGTGCTCGCCACCGAACAAGCCGTGAACTTCATGCGGAATCGTGCCCCCCTTGAGGGGTACCCGAACCAGATGCTTCTTGGCTTGTTCGACCGCCTTGGAGATGGCTACGGGTACTTCGGCTGCTTTCCCCTTGCCGACTCCGACATAGCCGTGACCGTCGCCCACGACGACCAGCGCGCAAAAATTGAAGCGCTTACCGCCCTTGACGACCTTGGCCACACGATTGATGAAGACCACCTTGTCTTTTAAACTCAGTTCTTCAGGATTGACTCGCACAACGTAACTCTCCTTTAAATCGTGGCGTTCGGCTCGGCACGGAGCTTCAGCCCCGCGGCCTCACAGCGGCCCATCTAAAACTGTAGCCCACCTTCCCGCGAAGCGTCGGCCAATGCCTTGATTCTACCGTGGTAGATACGCCCACCCCGGTCGAACACAACCGACGAAACTTGCGCCGCCTTGGCCCGCTCGGCCAAAAGCTTTCCGACAGCCTTAGCCGCCTCAATACTGCCTGTGGATTTTAGGGTTGTCCGTAACCCCTTGTCCAACGTCGACGCGGCTGCGAGCGTATGCCCTCGCAAATCGTCGATAATCTGAGCGTAGATATGCGAGCGGCTCCGGAAGACATTCAGCCGCGGGCGGTCGGTAGTGCCGACGACGGTCTTACGAACGCGCTGACGGCGCCGTTCAAGTTGACGTGTTTTTTCTAGAGTATTCATGGCGCGATCTTACTTTCCTGTCTTTCCTTCTTTCTTTCTCAAGACTTCGCCGGCATAGCGGATGCCCTTCTGCTTGTAGACGTCAGGCGGTTTAATACCACGAATGTTGGCGGCAACTTGTCCGACCAGCCGCTTATCCGGCCCCTTAATGGAGATGAGCGTCTGCTTATCGAGCTTCACTTCGATGCCAGCGGGGATCGTATAGTTCACCGGGTTGATGTACCCGACGTTGAAGCTCATCGTTTTCCCCTGCATTTGCGCCTTGTAACCGACGCCAGTAATTTCCAGGGACTTTTCGTAGCCTTTGGTGACACCTTGAATCATATTGCTCAACTCGGCCCGCACCAAACCGTGGAGGGCTCGGAGCTGACGGTCGTCATTCTTCCGGCTGACCACCATTTGTCCGTCGTTGACGGCAACAGTCACACCGGGTACGAGCCTCCAATCCAGTTTCCCCACCGGACCCTTGATGGATACCACCTGACCGGCAATCTTCACATCGACGCCGCTTGGTACGGCGATT harbors:
- the rplO gene encoding 50S ribosomal protein L15; the encoded protein is MKLHELAPAKGAKHKRKRIGRGPGSGHGKTATKGHKGLKARSGGAKRPGFEGGQMPLIRRIPKFGFQNPFRTEYAIVNLKSLAELQTTEAITPELLISQGLVRRKGQLVKILGQGEVSRPLVVQAHKFSKSAETKIQAAGGRAEVIRGV
- a CDS encoding adenylate kinase is translated as MRLVFLGAPGVGKGTQADRVTAQFGPPKISTGDLLRESVRNQTPLGLEAKKFMDQGKLVPDAVVIGMVKAKLVEPSCAKGFILDGFPRTVPQAEELAKILLENRVSLDRVVNFRVSREDVIKRLSGRRSCPKCQAVFHVDFSPPKKAGICDRCSGELIQRSDDKAETIEARLKVYDEQTAPLISYYQKKSLLTDLDGSGGMDQVYSRLSHLVSGLGTRT
- the rplR gene encoding 50S ribosomal protein L18, which codes for MNTLEKTRQLERRRQRVRKTVVGTTDRPRLNVFRSRSHIYAQIIDDLRGHTLAAASTLDKGLRTTLKSTGSIEAAKAVGKLLAERAKAAQVSSVVFDRGGRIYHGRIKALADASREGGLQF
- the secY gene encoding preprotein translocase subunit SecY gives rise to the protein MFERLLTSFQNIFKIPELRTRVLFTLGMLVVYRIGAHIPTPGINGEALSEFLTKQGGALLGFLDIFSGGSLSRLTIFALGIMPYISASIILQLLTVVIPHLSKLAKEGERGRKKIIQYTRFGTIVIALIQGFGIAIGLEQMNQGAFVLSPGWGFRFMTVITLCAGTGFLMWLGEQITERGIGNGISLIIFAGIVARLPAAVAQTFDLYKLGQLSFPLLIVLTVVMVGVVAAIVFLESGRRKVPVQYAKRVIGRRVYGGQSTHIPLKINTAGVIPPIFASSIIAFPATIAGFFETPWIKAIGAQLAPGSLLYTLMYVGLIVFFCFFYTAVVMNPVDMADNLKKYGGFVPGIRPGQRTSDYIYSVLTKITFAGAIYLAIVCVIPEFLIYKLNVPFYFGGTSLLIVIGVGLDTAQQIESHLLNRNYDGFLAKGRLRGRTS
- the rpsE gene encoding 30S ribosomal protein S5; its protein translation is MRVNPEELSLKDKVVFINRVAKVVKGGKRFNFCALVVVGDGHGYVGVGKGKAAEVPVAISKAVEQAKKHLVRVPLKGGTIPHEVHGLFGGEHVLLKPAADGTGIIAGGAVRAVVELVGAHNIIAKTLGRGNPFNTVRATIQGLQQLRDPQEVMHLRRSVGAQVQVTI
- the rpmD gene encoding 50S ribosomal protein L30, yielding MSTTKKGTPQAGLRITLKRSPIGTPYRHRLVLRGLGLRKLNATVVRPATDQVKGMIDKVGYLLEVSPQ
- the rplF gene encoding 50S ribosomal protein L6, with translation MSRIGKKPIAVPSGVDVKIAGQVVSIKGPVGKLDWRLVPGVTVAVNDGQMVVSRKNDDRQLRALHGLVRAELSNMIQGVTKGYEKSLEITGVGYKAQMQGKTMSFNVGYINPVNYTIPAGIEVKLDKQTLISIKGPDKRLVGQVAANIRGIKPPDVYKQKGIRYAGEVLRKKEGKTGK